AGACTTAAAGAAACACCTGTGATGCAACTTCATTTATCTGCCTCATTCTGCTATGAGCCCTGTGATCAATGTGTGTATTGCTGGAGGCTTCAGAACAAGCAACACTCTGTAGCATTGAGATGTGCTGCACAGCACATTGAATTATACTGTGAAGtaaattagatttaaaaataGCAAATGAAAGCCTTTATTAAATTCActaaggtgtttttttttctttttctggttGTTAAAACTACCTGTTATTAGTAGATATTAGGCCGTGTTTCTTCACATTTGCATTACAGGCCCTAGAGTTTACTTAAACTTATCTTGGAtgctaaaacaaaacacagctttCCAAAATCAGAATTCTCAAATCTTTTATTCACCAGGCCCATGTTAAGCACAacaaactgattaaaaatattaaagctCTGTATATGCTCATTCACTGGCTACAAAAAGCATTACATTAGCCATGACATATGGCAACAATAAAACTAGCACTTACAGACAGCACATATAAGAGCTTATGGTGTGATTgatgttaaatatattataaggTGCTGTTTCTTAGGATGCCAGCAGAAATTAAAGGCATCGTAGCAGATTCTGGCTAAGTGAGAAAAGCAGTCTTTGGGAGTCACAAAGCACAAACAATTCTATGGTCACTGCTGCTTTTAGCCACTAATGGCCTCCAAATGTCTGTGCACTGATGTCATGGGAGGCTCGAGGGAAATTGAAATTAATGAGTGTAATCAGTGGCAAACAGCAAAAGAGGCAAGGGCAATTAATATAAACAGGCTACCAGTGAGCTGCAGATGAGTATTAAGATGCAGAGTGACCACACAGCGCAGCAGATGTCCTGCAGGAGCGAGTGGCCGCCAGCCGAGACCAAAAGCAACCTGACAGTCTGCTGGCATGCTCtgataaaatgatcattttccTATCAGCAGCCATGTTAAAAACTCATTAGCATCCTCTGCTTGCTTCCCATCCACACACTAACAAACCTAAGAGagatcacacctgttcattttattcatgaactattgaacaaaaacatttttagttcattttaataattGGGTATGATTTATGTCATGTTTAAAAGTCTTGGTTTATCTCATTTTTGATGTACATTTTAGGCTTTAAAATAACTTCGGATCCTGAAAAGAcattataaaaataagaaaaagggaaaatacTATCTTTCATTTATGCTTATTCAAATTCCAAATGCTTTACCTTATTCAAAATCAGTCATCTGTTTCCTCTTGAATGTGAATGTAGCAGGATCTCCCACAGTcttctgaaataaaatttttaaaaaaaagcacacgtAAGAAAAAACTAGATAAAGCTGGCATTTGAACATTTAGCTCCCCCATTTAAGACGTTGACCATCAAGACATAGGACTAACTCAGATTTCATGTTTTCATATACCAGCCAGTTCAATATTTGATAATATATTCCTAGTTTGTATGCCTGACTtctgcacacacagacgcagCCAATATCTTAATTCAAACCTCCAACAGTGTCCCAGTGaacattacatattttattacagGAAACATGATAAATGTTGGCAAATTTCAggtactctcacacacatactgttacAGAGGctgctataataaaataaaccatttcAGCCACACAACACTTTTCACACTAATAAACTACATttaattctattaaaaaaatcaaagttAAGCAGATGAAATAGCTACGGCTGACAGGTCCGGTGACTTGCAGATCTTAAATCTATGCTTGTGATTTGCTCAAGACATTGTCAAAGCAAAAATAACTGACAGTTTAAATTTTTCTTGTCATCATAAATTcagtaagaaataatttaatactTGGTTGCTTGAGTGCACAGAGTCTGATGACTTCCAAACAATTGCTTTAAAAGCTTTTGCTTTGGACTGTGATTAATGTGTAAATTCCTGCCATTAATAAAGCTGCTGCGCCGCCTTGTGGTCATTATTTAAATTGCGTACTGATGCTGATAAAGACGTGTAGTCCTGCAGATGTTAATGTGACCTCTGTGTAACTACTGGGAATATGTATTCATCATACAAAAATGATGGAAAGGATTTGGCATTGCTCTCTTGAATACGAGTCCTCTATATTGTCCTTGCCAATGTTATTTATAGGCTGATTTGTTCCATTCTGTTAGAAAAATCTCAGTTCCCAGGTCCTAAATCTTTGGGACATCACTAGATTCTGACGATCTCTAGAATCCTTTCACAATAATGTTTAATCATTTGGTATTTGGTATTCATCCTTTAGTTGGTTGTGTAAAGTTTTTAAACCACAATAATAAGAAATTGCAAGCAAATTGAGAACCTTCACTACAGTTCAGCACCCTGAAACATATTTCAAAGTTTCAGCCATCAGGGGGCTAACATGATCTTTATGAGAAACACACATCCCCATTAAAGAAACCCCAAAGTCACAGTGATCCGCAGACGCCAGTGAACTGTATTTTTGAAAGTGTACGTCATAACTGGCCAAACCACTTATTAAAATAGGGTAGGCCAAGTGCCATAAAGACTAAAGGCAGGCAGcttgttatttttctttctgtgaggTGAACAGGAAAAGATCAGTGGCTGTGGTGGACTCTTATGCCACAACTATGGCACTTGCAGGCATTAAAAACTGCTCAAGAGAAGAACTTGCAGAACTCTGTGCCTTTGAAGCCAGTGCCAAGAATAATTTCCCAAATGTCACATTTCCCAACAAAACCACTCAGCGCTAAGGTTCCCGACACTCCTCCTCTCATCAGCACCAGCACACACATTTCAGCACGGTGGGGGAGAGCTACTTTATCTATTCCTTAAGAGGTCATCGAGTCTAAGAAGTTTCTAGTCTCCAAAAACACAATTATATAAGTTTTGTTCCTTATATTATGAGGTGAGCAAATTGTTGTAAAAATGAAGCTATTGCATAAAACAATTGTTTAAATTTGGCCCACAAAATAGCACATGTCTCAGTTTTCATCTGTTACTTAAATAATTGCCAATAAATCAAGTCATATTGTATTCATCTCATATCATTAGAAGAAGAAACTGGATTTGAAAAAGATTATTGTGCTGAATCATTTTATGTGTAAATTTCCATGAGTATGTAAAACTCTATACAGAGGGTTTAAAAGTCAGCAATATACTTTATTCCCAGATAATGAGCACTACAAGAGTGCACCTGCTGCTAGTTTTTGGACTTTTTCTTACTTCTGTATTTATTATACATGCCTCAGTGTGAAAGTCCTTGGCCACTGTTGACAAAATCACTATTTTCTAACCATGTGAAACAGAACAGCATATCAGAGGGTTTAAACATATTTGAGTATGTTTTTAGTTTCCCCTGAGCTACTTATTTGAAATCACAGTGCCAGTGTTATATAAATTTTCAGAGCAGCACTAGATTCTGATTATCTCTACAATCCTGTCACAATAACATCATGTACATCCTTTAGTTGATGGTGTAAAGTTTTTTTGACCACAATATTAAGAATTTGCAAGCTGATTAGGAATCTTCACTGCAGTTCAGCACCAGCAGTCACATAGCTTCTTTAATTACTGGGGTATTTTCATGACCGGgtgggtttgtttgttcatttgttcattcattcatttatctccaaataattatgtgacttcttagaaaaaaaaaacggagcACCTGAGCACCATAGCATCAGAGTACATACTTTAACAAACTATATGgatttttctcccttttctctctGGTACAGATTCATGACATATCAGCCTTTAATAGCTCCATTTTAGTTTTATGTTGTAACGCTACAAAATGTTTACCAGTTGGGTCAAAATGCTATAGTAAAATCACGCTTTTTTTCTATATGAataacctgaaaaaaaaaaaatcccacataCAAAACTACTCCTTCCTCTGATAGCTGTGTGTTATTATCACTGGCTGTGTGTTCACCTTGTTTTTCTGAAGCACAAGCAAGACTACCAAAGCTCTTGGACATCCACTGCTTTGTATAATTTAGTTCCACCTTATTGGCCTCAGTGCTCTCCTCTAGTGGGTCCGGATAGAAGGggcatatacagctctggaaaaaaataagagaccactgcccaatctccagatttgaaccctattgaaaacatctggaatgtcatcaactggaagatggatggtcacaatccatcaagcaaagctgagctgtttgcttttttgcaacaagagtggtataaagttccccaacagcaatgtgagaaactggtggagagcatggagccaaaacgcctgcaaatcagggttattccaccaaatactgatttcttaatgttatttagccgaagcattaacacaatttgtttacaaatgatttgcattttgttttatttgaattattaaagctctgcaaatactgcatgatcttgggttattttgatgtgttgtcatttcctttaaatatacactctaaataacaatagttatattttgaatttaggagaaatattgtcagcagttcacaaaaactgaaacaaaactgttcatctcaccaatataTGTACCTGTaagaaaacataagaaactgattattttgcagtggtcactttttttttttttcagaactgTATAACTACATTTGTCTGTTGAAGTTCTGTATGATTATTTTTAGAAACTTAACCCTCTCCCCCATCAAATGTACATACTTTCATCGGAATGTATATGATtaactgcatttacatttctggcatttggcagacacccttattcagAGTGATGTATTTTGAAGTATCTATCAATTAACATATTAAAACTGGTTCAacaggtcacagacttaggataccatcaatCTAAAAACTGTGTTTGGAGAAATATAACAAACAGGGAAAAGGTAGTTTAAGTGTTTTAGGAGGAGGTAGATGACTCAGTTGTTCGGACATCTACAGGAagctcattccaccacctctgttccagaaaagaaaacagtcttgatgtatacctacctcttaccctgagagaaggtgggaccagtcgagcattGCTAGTAGATCGGGCATAATAATGAACCATAATAATGGTGATTATTATAAAATGCTTACATGAAATAGGCCGCCACAAATATCTGCACCCTGGTCACCTCTGGATGAAAAAGGAGCAAATATTTGCCTGCAAAAACAGTTAGACAGGATATATGAAGGTACCCTGcaacaagagaaaaaaagatctattttttttttttaagtaaaatctAATTTTTTGCTTTGCAAACTATAGGAGCTGCTCAAATCAGCTGCTGTTTCAACAGCTTCTCAGTGCACCTATAccaaatacattaaaatgatCACCTTTGAATTAATTCATTCTCCTACATTCAGCATTAACCTGTTTTAtctgtttgtaaaaaaaaaaacaactgtctATATAACTGACACTATACTCCTGCTGATGATCCGGCTTATCTGAAGATTtccaaaaacataaataaagtcTTCTGACTCATCTGGAGAGATTTCTAATACTATGTGACATAGTTGTAGGGTTCTGGATAGAAACGTTAAGTGTTTCCACCCAATTTGGAGACAACTGAAGAAGGCTTAAAGTTGATCAGAGTGCACTAATGTGTGCAGACTTCTAGTGTCTGTATTGCAATGACTGATTTTGTAAAATTGTGGTGAACAAAAAATCATTttagaatgcacaacacatcaaaccattAGGACTACTTTAGTTTCCACTTTTGTTAACTCCTTCAGTAGGCACAGGCTCACCAAAACTAGACAACTGAAGCTGCTCTGATAAATCTCAGTTTCCATTGAGACATACAGATGGTAGGATCACAAATTGACAAATACTTCATTTCAACAGTTCAGTTGTTGAGCAATGTGTTCGTGGCTCACTTTGAGACCATTAATACTAAACAGTCATCACTTAAATGCCACACCCAAGTATTGCATGATAATGTACTATGTTGCAAAGCGAAAGTTGTCTCACACTGGTTTCATTCACACAACAATGTTCTCCAGTGGTCTTCCAAGTCAAAGGATCTGAATCCAGGAGAACAGCTTTGGGTTGTGATAGAACAGAACATGCATATGAAAGTgcacctgaaaaatctgcaggaaatgTGTCCTGCAGTCATTTCAACATGGATCcaaatctcaaaggaatgtttcagACATCTTGTGGAAATCATTACATGAAGTACTCAGGCTGTTTTTTAAGAGTAAATGGAGGCCCTACCTAATATTAGTGAAGTGTTTCTAATAAAAGGCTTCTATTTCTCTAAAATGCTCTGTGACTGTAGTATataacatacaccaatcaggcataacattatgtccactgagaggtgccatgaataacactgactatatcctcatcatggctggtgggtgggatatattaggcagcaagtgaacattttgtcctcaaagttgatgttaaaagcaggaaaaacgggcaagcataaggatttgagcgagtttgacaagggccaaactgtgatggctagacgactggatcagagcatccccagctcttgtggggtgttcccggactgcagtggtcagtatctatcaaaagtggtccaaggaaggaacaatggtgtactggcgacaaggtcatgggcgaccaatgctcattgatgcatgtggggagagaaggctagCCTGTGTGGTCTGagccaacagacaagctactgttgctcaaattgctgaagaagttaatgctggttctgatcgaaagctgtcagaatacacagtgcatgatgtgtcacggctgttttggcagcaaaagggggaccaacacaatattaggcaggtggtcataaagttctgcctgtattattaaaaaagtcttttttttgcataaagtAAATCAGAACATTTTGATAACATATCATATGTTCAGACAAGTTTTAACAAATACTGTGTTTTTATTGAAAAGCCTCAAAATGAAAGCCAAAGGCCTGTCCATTCTGAATGAAGTTATTTTAGTCTTTAAAGAGTGGACAAAGAACAGATACTGAATCAGTAAGCCACTAAATTTCAAGCACTGGTTAGCAACCTGAAGCAAATCATTTACAACCACCAAAGGCATTTTAATCATCAGGCATCTTTGATGATTATATGCTGTATGGATTAACTCTATGACTGAAAATATGGGACAGATTATACGTTTCACAGCACAAAGATAAACAGAAACTGGTAACCAATTTGCATAGCCCCTTTACCCTTACACCTGTCTTAAtgtatgtttttctttaaacagaATTCTTAAAATGTCACACTGTATGTAAACAGTGAAAACTAAAAGAAGTTAACCATGATAAAATATGTACAATCATttaaagtgctttttttttcagtgtaaaaaGTCCAACATAAACAGTTTTACTTAGTGAACAACTGCAGCAGCTCTTCTGAATCATAGGTCACTGCTGGCAATGTCCCTTTAACAATGTGTCCCTTTACTTTCAAGTGAACAGCTTTGATCTTCCAGCGATTGTCGTCCTGAGGAGCACGAATCAGCCCGAACACTTGCTCAAAAACTCCAAGGCAATCGTTTTCTCGATGAATGGTGCCAGcaactgccaccaccaccagcccATGAGGTGAAGACACACACTTCAGACCTGTCTGCTCCAGGTTAGGGCAGAAGAGCAACCCCTCCTCCCAGACGAGGGCTAAAAGCCGCTGGCTCACCAGCTCAGCTCCAAGGAACTCGTCTTTCTGCTGAACCTGGGCTTGCGAGAGAAGCAGCATCCTGGCATCACTCCAGAAGTGCTGTGGACCCCAGTCTTGAATCGTACCGCATTGCTGAGCGGCCTGAGGGCTCTGGGAGTTTAGAAGCTGGAAGAACCACTGACAAAACTGCTTCCCCAAAGCTTCTAGCTGTCCTAAACCATCTCTATTCTGCTCTATAGAACCTGTCTTGGAGACCTTTACTGTGttctgaaacaaaaacaaacacgtCAAGTGAATCGACAACATCACACAGTCAGCTCAGGTCTGATCCGAGTTAGAGAATATAATCTGTGTACCTCGCTGACGGATGTCCATAATTCAAGAGTCGTCTTTACCAGGTGATGTTTGTCACTGTTTGGATTTAGATGAACTTTTTCTGCGGCGAGGTATTTAAATATAACATCCCGATGgaccttttttcttttgagaAGCTCTTCGGCGCTCTGAGAGTAGGCTATAATAGCTTCAATTGCCTCTGTTAACATAGGACAGCATGCATAGAACAGATAAGCAATGACTGTAAAAACTGTTAAATCTAGTTAGTttgctagctggctagctagATAGCTGCAAAGTTAGCCCTCAAGCTAGCTGAACAGTCAGGTATGCTAGCATGTTTTTCTGCCTTACCACTGGAACTCGCTGCGGTGATTAACCGGTTAGTCACTGTATCGTTCAGGGCCAACAAGTCGTCCTCTGATAATAGTTTTAAAAGTTTTCTGCAACCATCTGACTCTTTTTTCGACATCACAGCCATTTTCGCAGTGATCACGTTCGACGGTAGCCTGGAGCAACATCTCACGTCATTTACTGTCTCATTCATTCGCGGTTAATTCAGCGCCCCCTAGCGGAAACATACAGACAGAGCGAGCTTCATAATAAAAGTTTGCTAACTGTTTTCTCTAAAAGTTTTatatcttatccgcaaagggtcggtgtgggtgcaggttttcattccaactgagcagaagccacacccgagtctactgaaagccaagaacagttgattagccagttggaatcatgtgtagctcctgcttggctggaatgaaagcctgcacccacaccggccctttctggataagattggacatgtTTGGACCATGTTTTATATGAACGTTTTGCTTCAAATACATGTCTCATTAAGGTTGTCTCATCGCTGTACTATTTTTATTCATACAGTCATCTTCACCACTCTGGTCGTGTTTTAATATatggggaacacacacacacacactgtgatctTTTtcctgttgtagcccatccaccttaAGGTTGTGCTTACTCGGATGCTTTCCTGCTCACCACAGTAGTAacgagtgattatttgagttattatatcCTTCCTGGAAGTTTAAAGTTTATCTggtcattttcctctgacctcacTTCAATCCACAAGGCTGTTTCCCActggatgttttcttttttgtttatttgtttatttttattttttcttgttgttatttgttgattttttttgcgCCATTCTGTAGAAACTCTAGAAACTGGTGTGAAACGCTTTCTTTAATAGATGTGTAATGCCTCAGAGAGGCCGCAAGAGGGCGATATTGCAGGCAGTATCGTCCACGCGCTCGTGTAAATGCCACCTCACCGTGCTGGAGGCTTTGGGATGAAACATGGGTAGTTTACTAGTGTTACTGATTCTTCACTTTCAATATACGTGTTAAAGTGAATCAAAGAACACAAATCGAATTCATCACCACATTaacaaatataatacacaccggttatattattattattattattattattattattattactactactatcatcattataataataataataataataataataataataattattattattattattattattattattagcagtgtTTTACTCGACTCAAAAATAACATTGTATTGTTTTGTGTAATAATGGTAGAACAACTGAGACCAGATTACAAAGTAAATAACAAATCGGCCGATAACTGTGGTGGAAATAAAGAACGCAACTTCTTTCGAATTCTTTTCGATTTGTTATGAATCGATCAGATCACTCGATTCACTTAAGAGTCATTTAAGAGAGTCATTTAAGAAGAGAGTAAAAGAATCGTTTCCGAATGAACCAGCGTTAGTGACTGGGGGCGGTTTTGGGATCTAGAGCCACTCCCGCTGTCTCCattcacacactggacacatcACAGTGTCTTTACCGGGAGCGAGCAGCGCTGCAACAGACTGGAGACTGACGCGTCCCGGCTCTCTGAAagggacaaaacaaaaacaccgaCAAAAACGGGAAAACATTAAGAAATCTCAGTTTCACCGTTATAAAGACGGCTGGATGTTCTGTTTCCCTCCGGGAGTGGATTAAAGGGAATTTCATTGTGAACACGAGGTAAGTTTCATTCTCATTCACACTTAGGGTATCATTTTTCCACCAACCAGACCGAGTCCTGACTGCGGGACCAAACTTTTCCGTTCAGATTTTATGCTGGATTGCTTCAACCATAAAATCTATGTGTGAATGGAGAGGGGGACACAGAGTCTCAAATACTGTGTTtaaaaagtgaagaaaatgcatggaatctgcatgattttttaataaactcaGATTTTAGCGCAGGAGAAATTGCTAGAGAGCGCATTAGTAGTGGGGGGTGTTTTAAGGTTGcgttacattgtgtgtgtgtgtgtgtgtgtgtgtgtgtgtgtgtgtgagagtgtgagaga
This DNA window, taken from Hemibagrus wyckioides isolate EC202008001 linkage group LG06, SWU_Hwy_1.0, whole genome shotgun sequence, encodes the following:
- the lg06h3orf38 gene encoding uncharacterized protein C3orf38 homolog, whose translation is MNETVNDVRCCSRLPSNVITAKMAVMSKKESDGCRKLLKLLSEDDLLALNDTVTNRLITAASSSEAIEAIIAYSQSAEELLKRKKVHRDVIFKYLAAEKVHLNPNSDKHHLVKTTLELWTSVSENTVKVSKTGSIEQNRDGLGQLEALGKQFCQWFFQLLNSQSPQAAQQCGTIQDWGPQHFWSDARMLLLSQAQVQQKDEFLGAELVSQRLLALVWEEGLLFCPNLEQTGLKCVSSPHGLVVVAVAGTIHRENDCLGVFEQVFGLIRAPQDDNRWKIKAVHLKVKGHIVKGTLPAVTYDSEELLQLFTK